A DNA window from Planctomycetia bacterium contains the following coding sequences:
- a CDS encoding asparagine synthetase B yields MVHRGPDDEGYEELPLGHGDAGPVAGFGFRRLSILDLSPAGHQPMFDEKTRDCLIFNGEIYNFRALRAELQCAGAVFRSTSDTEVLLKALHTWGERAVEKVHGMYAFAFYHAASGRILLGRDPLGIKPLYVAALPDRLVFASEIRAVLASGLVGRDLDLGGISGMLAYGAVQAPRTVYRDIRSFPAGHVQWIDSSDAAAPVAGPPRRFWNFPLAAHADDEPRVVRKVHDMLHDAVLRHLVADVPVGVFLSAGIDSTVIASFAREYTPQVTAFTVGFGSVHGEDEVALAAETARALGVKHVSVELDADNMPQKWHDWLAGMDSPSIDGFNTYVVSSRLAAEGVVVGLSGLGADELFGGYPTFTRAPRWSALLRGLRFVPRGLRRSAVAAVGSAAGSPALVGKLADLVAGDTSVAGVALALRRSLSDARIRAMGLAPDRVGLAGDYLEPAGARIGPALDGDGFNTVARMEATHYMRDTLLRDTDAVSMRHSLEVRVPFLDLPLVDYVSALPGHVKRGQASKALLRKAGGGVLSSRIMRRPKTGFTLPIGEWMRGPMREPCDAAISTLAGQSFIDGAEVRRTWQAFVADERAMHWSRPLSLVVLGTCLG; encoded by the coding sequence ATGGTCCACCGCGGGCCGGATGACGAGGGGTACGAGGAACTGCCGCTTGGCCACGGCGACGCCGGGCCGGTGGCCGGCTTCGGCTTCCGCCGACTGTCGATTCTCGATCTCTCGCCGGCCGGTCACCAGCCGATGTTCGATGAGAAGACGCGCGACTGCCTGATCTTCAACGGCGAGATCTACAACTTTCGCGCGCTGCGAGCGGAGCTGCAGTGTGCCGGCGCGGTGTTTCGGAGCACGAGCGACACGGAGGTCTTGCTGAAGGCGCTGCACACGTGGGGCGAGCGTGCCGTCGAGAAGGTCCACGGCATGTATGCCTTCGCCTTCTACCACGCCGCCTCCGGGCGGATTCTGTTGGGCCGCGACCCGCTCGGCATCAAGCCGTTGTATGTGGCCGCGCTTCCCGATCGGCTCGTCTTCGCAAGCGAGATCCGCGCCGTCCTCGCCTCCGGCCTGGTGGGCCGTGATCTGGATCTCGGCGGCATCTCCGGCATGCTGGCCTACGGCGCGGTGCAGGCGCCGCGCACGGTGTATCGCGACATCCGCTCGTTTCCCGCCGGGCACGTGCAGTGGATCGACAGCAGCGATGCTGCCGCCCCGGTCGCCGGCCCGCCCCGCCGGTTCTGGAATTTCCCGTTGGCTGCACACGCCGACGACGAACCGCGGGTCGTGCGAAAGGTCCACGACATGCTCCACGACGCCGTGCTCCGGCATCTTGTGGCGGACGTGCCGGTCGGCGTGTTCCTCTCGGCGGGCATCGACAGCACCGTCATCGCCTCGTTCGCCCGCGAATACACGCCGCAGGTCACGGCCTTCACGGTCGGTTTCGGATCCGTGCATGGCGAAGACGAAGTGGCGCTGGCCGCCGAGACGGCGCGGGCCCTGGGGGTCAAGCACGTGTCGGTCGAGCTCGATGCGGACAACATGCCGCAAAAGTGGCATGACTGGCTCGCCGGCATGGACAGCCCGAGCATCGACGGCTTCAACACGTATGTCGTCAGCAGCCGGCTGGCGGCCGAGGGGGTCGTGGTCGGCCTGTCCGGCCTCGGCGCCGACGAACTCTTCGGAGGGTACCCCACGTTCACCCGGGCCCCGCGGTGGTCGGCGCTCTTGCGCGGTCTGCGGTTCGTACCGCGGGGCCTGCGGCGGTCGGCCGTTGCGGCCGTCGGTTCGGCGGCGGGTTCCCCAGCGCTGGTCGGCAAACTTGCCGATCTCGTGGCGGGCGACACGAGCGTGGCGGGGGTGGCCCTGGCGCTGCGCCGGTCGCTATCCGATGCGCGGATCCGGGCGATGGGCCTGGCGCCCGACCGGGTGGGCCTTGCCGGCGATTACCTCGAACCGGCCGGCGCGCGGATCGGGCCGGCGCTCGACGGCGACGGGTTCAACACGGTGGCCCGGATGGAGGCCACGCACTACATGCGCGACACGCTGTTGCGCGACACCGACGCCGTCAGCATGCGGCATTCGCTCGAGGTCCGCGTGCCGTTCCTCGACCTGCCGCTGGTGGACTATGTCTCGGCGTTGCCGGGCCACGTCAAACGCGGGCAGGCCTCGAAGGCGCTGCTGCGGAAGGCCGGCGGCGGGGTGCTCTCCAGCCGGATCATGCGCAGGCCGAAGACGGGGTTCACGCTTCCGATCGGCGAGTGGATGCGAGGGCCGATGCGGGAGCCGTGCGACGCGGCGATCAGCACGCTCGCCGGGCAGTCGTTCATCGACGGGGCGGAGGTGCGGCGGACGTGGCAGGCATTCGTCGCCGATGAGCGGGCGATGCACTGGTCACGGCCGCTCTCGCTGGTCGTGCTGGGCACCTGCCTCGGATAG
- the hasC gene encoding UTP--glucose-1-phosphate uridylyltransferase, with amino-acid sequence MKISRAIITAAGRDGHALPLQRVVDRDGIAKTALQIIVEEAVAAGADEVGIVVRPGDEAAFRTAAGTSASRLELIPQPEPLGYGHAIRCGRAFAADEPVLHLVGDHLYVSDDDGMPPRRCARQLVAVAEAENCSVSAVQATRESMLPYFGTIGGRRVAGGHGIYEVETVVEKPTPTQAEQDLIVPGLRAGHYLCFFGMHVLTPAVFDLLDALGTTGDRQLSPALARLADRERYLAHEVRGSRYNLGTTYGLLTAQLALGLAGKDRAEILAQLVELLARQPQ; translated from the coding sequence ATGAAGATCTCACGCGCCATCATTACCGCCGCCGGCAGAGACGGTCACGCCCTTCCCCTCCAGCGGGTCGTCGACCGCGACGGCATCGCCAAGACGGCCCTGCAGATCATCGTCGAGGAGGCCGTGGCGGCCGGGGCCGACGAGGTGGGCATCGTCGTCCGCCCCGGTGACGAAGCCGCCTTTCGCACCGCGGCCGGCACGAGCGCGTCGCGACTCGAACTCATTCCCCAGCCAGAGCCGCTCGGCTACGGCCATGCGATCCGCTGTGGCCGTGCATTCGCCGCCGACGAGCCGGTGCTACACCTCGTGGGCGATCACCTCTACGTTAGCGACGACGACGGCATGCCTCCCCGCCGCTGCGCTCGGCAGCTCGTGGCCGTGGCCGAGGCGGAGAACTGCTCCGTGTCCGCCGTGCAGGCCACACGCGAAAGCATGCTCCCCTACTTCGGCACGATCGGCGGCCGACGGGTGGCTGGCGGCCACGGGATCTACGAGGTCGAGACGGTCGTCGAGAAGCCGACGCCCACCCAGGCCGAGCAGGACCTGATCGTGCCCGGCCTGCGGGCCGGCCACTACCTCTGCTTCTTCGGCATGCACGTGCTCACGCCCGCGGTCTTCGACCTGCTCGACGCCCTCGGCACGACGGGTGATCGCCAGCTCTCGCCCGCCCTGGCCAGGCTCGCCGACCGCGAGCGGTATCTCGCGCACGAGGTCCGTGGCAGCCGCTACAACCTCGGCACCACCTACGGCCTGCTTACGGCCCAACTCGCCCTCGGGCTCGCCGGCAAGGACCGCGCCGAGATCCTCGCCCAGCTCGTGGAACTTCTCGCCCGCCAGCCGCAGTGA